One region of Candidatus Peribacteraceae bacterium genomic DNA includes:
- the rpsB gene encoding 30S ribosomal protein S2: MAIPSEKELLASAVHFGHRKEKWNPKMKPYLYGTRKGIHIFDLEKTRLHLQRMLDALKKLQVEGKTILFVSTKQQSIPFIEHLATVLNQPMVTKKWIPGLLTNWPTIKRRLKYYLDLQRSFQTGEVEKYTKKEQTALRKKLAKLDNALAGVSRMAGLPDAVFILDALRDRVAVLEAAKLKIPVFGICDSNADPDHFAALVPANDDAVKSIALLLQAVESELAEATHAKKQAMDASAELLAKGAPAAAAPAAVLATEMREKQA, from the coding sequence ATGGCCATTCCTTCCGAGAAAGAATTGCTCGCGAGCGCCGTCCACTTCGGCCACCGCAAAGAGAAATGGAATCCCAAGATGAAGCCGTACCTGTACGGCACGCGGAAGGGCATCCACATCTTCGACCTGGAGAAGACGCGCCTGCACCTGCAGCGCATGCTCGACGCACTCAAGAAGCTCCAAGTGGAGGGGAAAACGATCCTGTTCGTTTCCACCAAGCAACAGAGCATCCCCTTCATCGAGCACTTGGCGACCGTGCTCAACCAACCGATGGTCACCAAGAAGTGGATCCCGGGACTCCTCACAAACTGGCCCACCATCAAGCGCCGCCTGAAGTACTACCTGGACCTCCAGCGCTCCTTCCAGACGGGCGAGGTGGAGAAGTACACGAAGAAGGAGCAGACCGCCCTCCGCAAAAAACTGGCGAAGTTGGATAACGCGCTCGCCGGCGTTTCCCGCATGGCGGGCCTCCCCGATGCCGTGTTCATCTTGGACGCCCTGCGCGACCGCGTGGCCGTGCTGGAAGCAGCCAAGCTGAAGATCCCCGTCTTCGGCATCTGCGATTCCAACGCCGATCCGGACCATTTCGCCGCACTCGTCCCGGCCAACGATGACGCCGTCAAATCCATCGCCCTCCTCCTGCAGGCCGTGGAATCCGAACTCGCGGAGGCGACGCACGCCAAGAAACAGGCCATGGATGCGTCGGCGGAACTCCTTGCGAAAGGGGCCCCCGCGGCCGCGGCTCCCGCTGCCGTCCTCGCCACCGAGATGCGCGAGAAGCAGGCTTAA
- the tsf gene encoding translation elongation factor Ts: MSPITAADVAELRARTGVSMLACKEALEEAKGDQEKAIEILRKRGIAQAVKKADRTQNEGALFVAQGQGKAALVSLKCETDFVARNADFLSFGQGIAETLLEKDLDAAKADAEKRMPEFVQKLGENITLGEMQEITAPAIGSYVHSNRKIAVVIGLDLSGAESRAKDVAMHAAAMNPAYVYPDDVPQETLEKEREIWKEQLKNEKKPENILDKIMLGKEKKFREENALIKQPFVKDQNMTVEKYLDGARVESYVRVVI, from the coding sequence ATGTCCCCCATCACCGCAGCCGACGTCGCCGAACTCCGCGCCCGCACGGGCGTCTCCATGCTGGCCTGCAAGGAAGCACTGGAAGAGGCCAAGGGCGACCAGGAGAAAGCCATTGAGATCCTCCGTAAGCGCGGCATCGCCCAAGCCGTGAAGAAGGCGGACCGCACGCAGAACGAAGGCGCGCTTTTCGTGGCGCAAGGCCAAGGGAAAGCCGCGCTCGTCTCCCTCAAGTGCGAAACGGACTTCGTGGCGCGCAACGCGGATTTCCTCTCGTTCGGGCAGGGCATCGCCGAAACCCTCCTGGAGAAGGACCTGGACGCCGCAAAGGCCGATGCCGAGAAGCGCATGCCGGAGTTCGTCCAGAAGTTGGGTGAGAACATCACCCTGGGGGAGATGCAGGAAATCACCGCCCCCGCCATCGGGAGCTACGTGCACAGCAACCGCAAGATCGCCGTGGTCATCGGCCTAGACCTGAGCGGGGCGGAGAGCCGCGCCAAGGACGTTGCCATGCACGCCGCCGCCATGAATCCCGCCTACGTGTATCCGGACGACGTGCCGCAGGAGACGCTGGAGAAGGAACGGGAAATTTGGAAGGAGCAGCTGAAGAACGAGAAGAAACCCGAGAACATCCTGGACAAGATCATGCTGGGAAAGGAGAAGAAGTTCCGGGAAGAGAACGCTCTCATCAAACAGCCCTTCGTCAAGGACCAGAACATGACCGTGGAGAAGTATCTCGACGGCGCGCGCGTGGAGAGTTACGTGCGGGTGGTGATCTGA
- a CDS encoding DUF4215 domain-containing protein → MKRTSSALALAVVGFLVASGALTLETRNTRAFLTEAGATYLAQVTSSVSSQASGSSTAKTIATCGNGRLDAGEQCDTASFNGTNNCSTTCQYLTCGDSIISAHLGEQCEPIVQKAMVYDMQTGLWREETRYSAPACGISCTTPVCDEDGRCIGGCKKRILPACSSTSSSPKSSSSSTAKAASSTSSSSLHAAASSAKSSSAASSAKASSASSKSSAASSVPPPLATMCGNGIVEKGEQCDDGQRNSATRPDACRLDCLLPFCGDGVKDYRTAQREECDDENNANEDNCTNACKIARCGDGVVQTGKEQCDDGNVVNDDTCSNDCRLPSCGDGIKQDSESCDDGNDNDDDECTMGCTQPRCGDGIVQKSRGEDCDNGPQNSNVAADACRLNCVMAYCGDGVRDTDEMRNEECDYGPANSDTQANACRRSCKASRCGDGVVDAGEGCDDGNTVDGDSCTETCQSPKCGDGFVQRETGEACDDGNMNDDDECTSKCLLPACGDGILQRRKAEQCDDANTVAEDDCTNRCMVPSCGDGIVQRTEQCDQGYNVNSDLRPDTCRSNCTLPRCGDGMTDAGEECDGTKYCTNTCKQMTFLGLSPAARNVLAGTAVAAAAAGTVGYVFRKRLFDVIASVVRRKSPATLEDIPLSDIEYPGRKG, encoded by the coding sequence ATGAAACGCACATCAAGCGCTCTGGCCTTGGCCGTTGTCGGATTCCTCGTCGCGTCGGGTGCGCTCACCCTGGAAACCCGCAACACCCGCGCGTTCCTCACGGAAGCGGGGGCGACGTATTTGGCGCAGGTCACATCGTCCGTTTCCTCACAAGCATCCGGCAGCAGTACGGCGAAGACGATCGCCACATGCGGGAACGGGAGGTTGGACGCGGGAGAGCAGTGTGATACGGCGTCTTTCAACGGGACGAACAATTGCTCCACCACATGCCAGTACCTCACATGCGGTGACAGCATCATTTCCGCGCACCTGGGGGAACAGTGCGAACCCATCGTGCAGAAGGCGATGGTCTATGACATGCAAACGGGGCTGTGGCGCGAGGAGACACGCTACTCCGCACCCGCCTGCGGCATCTCCTGCACCACGCCGGTGTGCGATGAGGACGGCAGGTGCATCGGGGGCTGCAAGAAACGCATACTGCCTGCTTGTTCCTCCACATCCTCCTCTCCCAAATCCTCGTCATCCTCCACCGCCAAGGCGGCTTCGTCCACCAGCAGCTCCTCGCTGCACGCGGCGGCTTCTTCCGCCAAATCCTCTTCCGCCGCATCTTCCGCAAAAGCCTCTTCCGCGAGCTCCAAGAGCAGTGCGGCCTCTTCCGTCCCCCCGCCCCTCGCCACCATGTGCGGTAACGGTATCGTGGAGAAGGGCGAGCAGTGCGACGACGGCCAGAGGAATTCCGCCACCCGCCCGGATGCCTGCCGGTTGGATTGCCTCCTGCCCTTTTGCGGCGACGGCGTAAAGGACTACCGCACTGCGCAGCGGGAAGAGTGTGATGACGAGAACAACGCCAACGAAGACAACTGCACCAATGCCTGCAAGATCGCGAGGTGCGGCGACGGCGTTGTGCAGACGGGCAAGGAGCAGTGTGATGACGGGAACGTGGTGAACGACGATACCTGCAGCAACGACTGCCGTTTGCCTTCCTGCGGGGACGGTATCAAGCAGGACAGCGAGAGCTGCGACGACGGCAACGACAACGACGACGACGAGTGCACCATGGGTTGTACGCAACCGCGTTGCGGCGACGGCATCGTACAGAAGAGCCGCGGCGAAGATTGCGATAACGGGCCGCAGAATTCCAACGTGGCGGCCGACGCTTGCCGTCTCAACTGCGTGATGGCGTACTGCGGCGACGGCGTGCGGGATACGGATGAGATGCGCAACGAGGAATGCGACTACGGACCCGCGAATTCCGATACCCAGGCGAACGCCTGCAGGCGTTCATGCAAGGCTTCCCGCTGCGGGGACGGCGTGGTGGATGCGGGGGAAGGGTGCGATGACGGGAACACCGTCGATGGCGATTCCTGCACGGAAACCTGCCAGAGCCCCAAGTGCGGCGACGGCTTCGTGCAGCGGGAGACGGGGGAAGCATGCGACGACGGCAATATGAACGATGACGACGAATGCACCTCCAAGTGCCTGTTGCCGGCGTGCGGCGACGGGATCCTACAGAGGAGAAAAGCCGAGCAGTGCGACGATGCCAACACCGTTGCCGAGGACGACTGTACGAACAGGTGCATGGTGCCCTCCTGCGGCGACGGCATCGTGCAGCGCACCGAGCAGTGTGATCAGGGATACAATGTGAACTCGGACTTGCGGCCGGATACGTGCCGCTCCAATTGCACGCTGCCCCGCTGCGGCGACGGTATGACGGATGCGGGCGAGGAGTGCGACGGCACCAAGTACTGCACCAACACCTGCAAACAAATGACTTTCCTCGGCCTCAGCCCTGCCGCGCGGAATGTCCTGGCGGGCACCGCAGTGGCCGCGGCCGCCGCAGGCACGGTGGGGTACGTCTTCCGCAAGAGGCTGTTCGACGTCATCGCGAGCGTCGTACGCAGGAAGTCCCCTGCGACGCTGGAGGATATTCCCCTTTCGGATATCGAATATCCGGGGAGAAAGGGCTGA
- a CDS encoding response regulator — translation MAKATILFAEDDTLLRNIYTKKFTMAGYDVRPAADGEEAIQLLSQLNPDLLVLDISMPKVDGFQVLERFPKEQRKYPVVMLTNFDLEEYRKRGKELGADDFFVKKDMTIRSLLEMVERLLAERKQQK, via the coding sequence ATGGCAAAAGCAACCATCCTGTTCGCGGAAGATGACACGCTCCTCCGCAACATCTACACCAAGAAATTCACCATGGCAGGGTACGATGTCCGCCCCGCGGCGGACGGAGAAGAGGCCATACAACTCCTCTCCCAACTGAATCCCGACTTGCTCGTTCTGGACATCAGTATGCCGAAAGTGGACGGTTTCCAGGTATTGGAGCGCTTCCCCAAGGAACAGCGGAAATACCCCGTGGTGATGCTCACGAACTTCGACTTGGAAGAGTACCGCAAGCGCGGCAAGGAACTGGGCGCCGATGACTTCTTCGTGAAGAAGGACATGACCATCCGGTCGTTGCTGGAGATGGTGGAACGGTTGCTGGCGGAGAGGAAGCAACAGAAGTGA
- a CDS encoding phosphatidylserine/phosphatidylglycerophosphate/cardiolipin synthase family protein has protein sequence MWRGATRYMFGKRGQRRVASFRMYFRLRTMVSLFSRQAAQATSRMTRARLWVDGEVFPRTIVLLRRAHHTVIIQTFIWKDDTIGRKMAEVLLEVADRGVKVFINKEAVGDVFELERDFLSTKRQREGVWHRFWNHPHIRISHQTHNDHSKVFIIDEHTMLVTGMNIADEYNERWHDYMVELKGGLGVARYLGNRDQAPSDAVRLVMNTENRKEMRRTVMSLVASARESIVLEQCYLSDAKVVGALAQRSREGIHVTVILPAEVDVHHHSNMQSMGRLLNEGSPQHVRVFLYPGIIHGKVMLVDRERAFVGSTNMMESSLDEMGETNVLISGRYSRAVVRLRDVLRADILKCRPLQGPPAFLWLRRILAWMNL, from the coding sequence ATGTGGCGCGGCGCCACGCGCTACATGTTCGGCAAGCGCGGGCAGCGTCGCGTGGCAAGTTTTCGCATGTACTTCCGCCTGCGTACCATGGTGTCGCTCTTCTCGCGGCAGGCGGCCCAGGCCACTTCGCGCATGACGCGCGCGCGCCTGTGGGTGGACGGCGAGGTGTTTCCGCGCACCATCGTGCTCCTGCGGCGCGCTCACCACACCGTGATCATCCAGACCTTCATCTGGAAGGATGACACCATCGGACGGAAGATGGCGGAAGTGCTGTTGGAGGTGGCCGACCGCGGCGTGAAGGTGTTCATCAACAAGGAAGCGGTGGGGGACGTGTTCGAATTGGAACGCGATTTTCTTTCCACCAAGCGGCAACGTGAGGGCGTCTGGCATCGTTTCTGGAACCATCCGCACATCCGCATTTCGCACCAGACGCACAATGACCATTCCAAGGTGTTCATCATTGACGAACACACCATGCTCGTGACGGGCATGAACATCGCCGACGAGTACAACGAGCGGTGGCATGATTACATGGTGGAACTCAAGGGCGGGTTGGGGGTGGCACGCTACCTCGGCAACAGGGACCAGGCGCCCTCCGATGCCGTGCGCCTGGTGATGAATACGGAAAACCGCAAGGAGATGCGGAGAACAGTGATGTCCCTCGTGGCCTCCGCGCGGGAGAGCATCGTATTGGAGCAGTGCTACTTGAGCGATGCGAAGGTGGTGGGTGCGCTCGCCCAACGCAGCCGCGAAGGCATCCACGTCACGGTCATCCTGCCCGCGGAAGTGGACGTGCACCACCACAGCAATATGCAGAGCATGGGGCGGCTGCTCAACGAAGGATCGCCCCAGCACGTCCGTGTGTTCCTGTACCCCGGCATCATCCACGGCAAGGTGATGTTGGTGGACCGCGAGCGGGCGTTCGTGGGATCTACGAACATGATGGAGTCTTCCCTGGACGAAATGGGCGAGACGAACGTGCTCATCTCCGGCCGCTACAGCCGCGCAGTGGTGAGGCTGCGCGACGTCCTGCGTGCGGATATCCTCAAATGCCGACCCCTCCAAGGGCCGCCGGCGTTCCTCTGGCTGCGGAGGATCTTGGCGTGGATGAACTTGTAA